The Girardinichthys multiradiatus isolate DD_20200921_A chromosome 24, DD_fGirMul_XY1, whole genome shotgun sequence genome has a window encoding:
- the LOC124861428 gene encoding gastrula zinc finger protein XlCGF58.1-like isoform X2 produces MNSGKKSSSLRNIWSKKLEGSRSSNSGRTQQRKRHQMMDDVFQPRLDVKEEAPEEQRPDMDQQELELLHIKEENERIWSSQDGEQLNVKKETDDTRFPLTVVYMKSEEDEEKPLFSQLHQHKTEDRDLPRSISTDQIKTEIKVEDCGTAESTRNPHLNTHGGTSNYSETEDSEDDEEDDVNHHKSELKRLSDSETEDSEDDWKESRTPGSGRNTVNKSLSCSECGGKFANRHSLQSHMTCHPRLTSSDCSGNETCFSEKKNIDSLTKFQTGSKDFNCGDCGKSFNLKQDLKRHTKVHTGDKPFICDASVTKLTYKSSLGKHISIQRGDKPFSCDACGKRFAYKSHLNTHIRIHKGVKPFSCDACGKIFSSKSYLNTHMRNHAGVKPFSCDTCGKIFSSKSYLNRHMRIHTGDKPVSCDTCGKRFAFKSVLNRHMRIHTGDKPFSCDTCGKRFAFKSVLNNHMRIHTGVKPFSCDTCGKRFSSKSHLNTHMRIHKGDKLFSCDACGKRFVYKSHLNTHMRIHTGDKPFSCDTCGKRFAFKSVLNNHMRIHTGDKPFSCDACGKRFVSKSHLNTHMRIHTGDKFSCDACGKRFVSKSYLNKHMRIHTGDNPFSCDACGKRFVSKSHLNTHMRIHTGDKTFSCDACGKRFVSKSYLNKHMRIHTGDKPFSCDTCGKRFVSKSNLNTHMRTHTGDKPFSCDACGKRFASKSHLNTHMRTHTREKPFSCDACGKRFACKSNLNRHMRTHTGDKPFSCDACGKRFVSKSLLNTHMRIHTGNKPFG; encoded by the exons atgaactctggaaagaagtccagcagcttgaggaacatctggtcaaagaaactggagggaagcaggagctcaaacagcggcaggacgcagcagaggaagagacaccagatgatggatgatgttttccagcccagattag atgttaaagaagaggctcctgaagaacagagaCCTGATATGGACCAGCAGGAGCTGGAGCTCctccacataaaggaggaaaatGAAAGAATCTGGTCCAGCCAGGATGGAGAACAACTGAATGTGAAGAAGGAGACTGATGATACCAGGTTTCCATTAACTGTTGTTTATATGAAgagtgaagaggatgaagagaaacctctgttctctcagcttcatcaacacaaaacagaagacagagatcttccaagaagcatctcaactgaccagataaaaacagaaattaaagtaGAGGACTGTGGGACAGCAGAATCCACCAGGAACCCACATCTAAATACTCATGGAGGCACTTCCAACTATTCAGAGACTGAAGAcagtgaagatgatgaagaggatgatgtgAACCATCATAAATCTGAGCTTAAACGCTTAtcagactctgaaactgaagacagcGAGGATgattggaaggagagcaggacTCCAGGATCAGGCAGAAACACTGTCAACAAATCTTTGAGCTGCTCTgagtgtggaggaaaatttgCTAACAGACACTCTCTTCAGAGTCACATGACATGTCATCCAAGATTAACGTCTTCAGATTGTTCTGGTAATGAGACATGTttcagtgaaaagaaaaacatagattCACTGACGAAGTTTCAGACGGGTAGTAAAGATTTTAACTGTGGTGATTGTGGTAAAAGTTTTAACTTGAAACAAGATCTCAAAAGGCACACAAaagtccacacaggagacaaacctttcaTTTGTGATGCATCTGTAACAAAATTGACCTACAAGTCAAGTTTAGGCAAACACATCAGtattcagagaggagacaaaccttttagttgtgatgcttgtggaaaaagatttgcctacaagtcacatttaaacacacacataagaaTCCACAAAGGAGTcaaaccctttagttgtgatgcttgtggaaaaatattttcctccaagtcatatttaaacacacacatgagaaatCACGCCGGAGTcaaaccctttagttgtgatacatgtggaaaaatattttcctccaagtcatatttaaacagacacatgagaatccatacAGGAGATAAACCTGTTAGTTGtgatacatgtggaaaaagatttgccttcaagtcagttttaaacagacacatgagaattcacacaggagacaaaccttttagttgtgatacatgtggaaaaagatttgccttcaagtcagttttaaacaatcacatgagaattcacacaggagtcaaaccctttagttgtgatacatgtggaaaaagattttcctccaagtcacatttaaacacacacatgagaatccacaaaGGAGACAAActttttagttgtgatgcatgtgggaaACGATTTGTCTacaagtcacatttaaacacacacatgagaattcacacaggagacaaaccttttagttgtgatacatgtggaaaaagatttgccttcaagtcagttttaaacaatcacatgagaattcacacaggagacaaaccttttagttgtgatgcatgtggaaaaagatttgtctccaagtcacatttaaacacacacatgagaattcataCAGGAGACAAATTTAGTTGTGAtgcttgtggaaaaagatttgtctccaagtcatatttaaacaaacacatgagaattcacacaggagacaatccttttagttgtgatgcatgtggaaaaagatttgtctccaagtcacatttaaacacacacatgagaattcataCAGGAGACAAAACTTTTAGCTGTGAtgcttgtggaaaaagatttgtctccaagtcatatttaaacaaacacatgagaattcacacaggagacaaaccttttagttgtgatacatgtggaaaaagatttgtctccaagtcaaatttaaacacacacatgagaacccacacaggagacaaaccttttagttgtgatgcttgtggaaaaagatttgcctccAAGtcccatttaaacacacacatgagaacccacacaagAGAAAAACcgtttagttgtgatgcatgtggaaaaagatttgcctgcaagtcaaatttaaacagacacatgagaacccacacaggagacaaaccttttagttgtgatgcatgtggaaaaagatttgtctccaagtcaCTATTAAACAcgcacatgagaattcacactggAAATAAACCCTTTGGTTAA
- the LOC124861428 gene encoding oocyte zinc finger protein XlCOF6-like isoform X1: MNSGKKSSSLRNIWSKKLEGSRSSNSGRTQQRKRHQMMDDVFQPRLVLPADVKEEAPEEQSPDVDQQEQEPLQIKEEQEELWTSQEGEQLTVKEETDTRFPLTAAPIKNVKEEAPEEQRPDMDQQELELLHIKEENERIWSSQDGEQLNVKKETDDTRFPLTVVYMKSEEDEEKPLFSQLHQHKTEDRDLPRSISTDQIKTEIKVEDCGTAESTRNPHLNTHGGTSNYSETEDSEDDEEDDVNHHKSELKRLSDSETEDSEDDWKESRTPGSGRNTVNKSLSCSECGGKFANRHSLQSHMTCHPRLTSSDCSGNETCFSEKKNIDSLTKFQTGSKDFNCGDCGKSFNLKQDLKRHTKVHTGDKPFICDASVTKLTYKSSLGKHISIQRGDKPFSCDACGKRFAYKSHLNTHIRIHKGVKPFSCDACGKIFSSKSYLNTHMRNHAGVKPFSCDTCGKIFSSKSYLNRHMRIHTGDKPVSCDTCGKRFAFKSVLNRHMRIHTGDKPFSCDTCGKRFAFKSVLNNHMRIHTGVKPFSCDTCGKRFSSKSHLNTHMRIHKGDKLFSCDACGKRFVYKSHLNTHMRIHTGDKPFSCDTCGKRFAFKSVLNNHMRIHTGDKPFSCDACGKRFVSKSHLNTHMRIHTGDKFSCDACGKRFVSKSYLNKHMRIHTGDNPFSCDACGKRFVSKSHLNTHMRIHTGDKTFSCDACGKRFVSKSYLNKHMRIHTGDKPFSCDTCGKRFVSKSNLNTHMRTHTGDKPFSCDACGKRFASKSHLNTHMRTHTREKPFSCDACGKRFACKSNLNRHMRTHTGDKPFSCDACGKRFVSKSLLNTHMRIHTGNKPFG, translated from the exons atgaactctggaaagaagtccagcagcttgaggaacatctggtcaaagaaactggagggaagcaggagctcaaacagcggcaggacgcagcagaggaagagacaccagatgatggatgatgttttccagcccagattag tgctgccagcagatgttaaagaagaggctcctgaagaacagagtcctgatgtGGATCAGCAGGAGCAAGAGCCCCTCcagataaaggaggaacaggaggaactctggaccagtcaggaaggagagcagctcactgtgaaggaggagactgataccaggtttccattaactgcagctcctatcaaga atgttaaagaagaggctcctgaagaacagagaCCTGATATGGACCAGCAGGAGCTGGAGCTCctccacataaaggaggaaaatGAAAGAATCTGGTCCAGCCAGGATGGAGAACAACTGAATGTGAAGAAGGAGACTGATGATACCAGGTTTCCATTAACTGTTGTTTATATGAAgagtgaagaggatgaagagaaacctctgttctctcagcttcatcaacacaaaacagaagacagagatcttccaagaagcatctcaactgaccagataaaaacagaaattaaagtaGAGGACTGTGGGACAGCAGAATCCACCAGGAACCCACATCTAAATACTCATGGAGGCACTTCCAACTATTCAGAGACTGAAGAcagtgaagatgatgaagaggatgatgtgAACCATCATAAATCTGAGCTTAAACGCTTAtcagactctgaaactgaagacagcGAGGATgattggaaggagagcaggacTCCAGGATCAGGCAGAAACACTGTCAACAAATCTTTGAGCTGCTCTgagtgtggaggaaaatttgCTAACAGACACTCTCTTCAGAGTCACATGACATGTCATCCAAGATTAACGTCTTCAGATTGTTCTGGTAATGAGACATGTttcagtgaaaagaaaaacatagattCACTGACGAAGTTTCAGACGGGTAGTAAAGATTTTAACTGTGGTGATTGTGGTAAAAGTTTTAACTTGAAACAAGATCTCAAAAGGCACACAAaagtccacacaggagacaaacctttcaTTTGTGATGCATCTGTAACAAAATTGACCTACAAGTCAAGTTTAGGCAAACACATCAGtattcagagaggagacaaaccttttagttgtgatgcttgtggaaaaagatttgcctacaagtcacatttaaacacacacataagaaTCCACAAAGGAGTcaaaccctttagttgtgatgcttgtggaaaaatattttcctccaagtcatatttaaacacacacatgagaaatCACGCCGGAGTcaaaccctttagttgtgatacatgtggaaaaatattttcctccaagtcatatttaaacagacacatgagaatccatacAGGAGATAAACCTGTTAGTTGtgatacatgtggaaaaagatttgccttcaagtcagttttaaacagacacatgagaattcacacaggagacaaaccttttagttgtgatacatgtggaaaaagatttgccttcaagtcagttttaaacaatcacatgagaattcacacaggagtcaaaccctttagttgtgatacatgtggaaaaagattttcctccaagtcacatttaaacacacacatgagaatccacaaaGGAGACAAActttttagttgtgatgcatgtgggaaACGATTTGTCTacaagtcacatttaaacacacacatgagaattcacacaggagacaaaccttttagttgtgatacatgtggaaaaagatttgccttcaagtcagttttaaacaatcacatgagaattcacacaggagacaaaccttttagttgtgatgcatgtggaaaaagatttgtctccaagtcacatttaaacacacacatgagaattcataCAGGAGACAAATTTAGTTGTGAtgcttgtggaaaaagatttgtctccaagtcatatttaaacaaacacatgagaattcacacaggagacaatccttttagttgtgatgcatgtggaaaaagatttgtctccaagtcacatttaaacacacacatgagaattcataCAGGAGACAAAACTTTTAGCTGTGAtgcttgtggaaaaagatttgtctccaagtcatatttaaacaaacacatgagaattcacacaggagacaaaccttttagttgtgatacatgtggaaaaagatttgtctccaagtcaaatttaaacacacacatgagaacccacacaggagacaaaccttttagttgtgatgcttgtggaaaaagatttgcctccAAGtcccatttaaacacacacatgagaacccacacaagAGAAAAACcgtttagttgtgatgcatgtggaaaaagatttgcctgcaagtcaaatttaaacagacacatgagaacccacacaggagacaaaccttttagttgtgatgcatgtggaaaaagatttgtctccaagtcaCTATTAAACAcgcacatgagaattcacactggAAATAAACCCTTTGGTTAA